In Pseudobythopirellula maris, a single window of DNA contains:
- a CDS encoding type II toxin-antitoxin system PrlF family antitoxin: MLRSTLTDRWQTTIPAAVRKALGLKPRQRLVYELRDGGVLIRPESETLLDLEGSLRSDTPPATKAQERAAARAARAGRHT, encoded by the coding sequence GTGCTGCGCTCCACGCTCACCGACCGTTGGCAGACGACCATCCCCGCCGCCGTGCGCAAAGCGCTCGGCCTGAAGCCGCGGCAGCGGCTCGTCTACGAGCTGCGCGACGGCGGCGTGCTCATCCGGCCCGAGAGCGAGACGCTCTTGGACCTGGAGGGGTCGCTCCGCTCCGACACGCCCCCCGCGACCAAAGCGCAGGAGCGGGCCGCGGCCCGGGCGGCCCGGGCCGGGCGGCACACGTGA
- a CDS encoding PIN domain-containing protein, which yields MKRYLLDTNVLLRFLLADHPRLTPKARRLFERAQAGECRLVLTDVALAEAVWVLESHYRVGRKAITETLGSLIGKPGVACPHQAVLTDALQRYGEKKCDFYDCYLAAMAADSGDAVASFDRDLRKFDDVELWDGT from the coding sequence GTGAAGCGGTACCTGCTCGACACGAACGTGCTGCTGCGGTTCCTGCTGGCCGACCACCCCCGCCTGACGCCTAAAGCGCGGCGGCTCTTCGAGCGGGCCCAGGCGGGCGAGTGCCGGCTCGTGCTCACCGATGTCGCGCTGGCCGAGGCGGTGTGGGTGCTCGAGTCGCACTACCGCGTGGGACGTAAAGCAATCACCGAGACGCTCGGCTCACTCATCGGCAAGCCGGGAGTCGCCTGCCCCCACCAGGCGGTGCTGACCGACGCCCTGCAACGCTACGGCGAGAAGAAGTGCGACTTCTACGACTGCTACTTGGCCGCCATGGCGGCCGATTCCGGTGACGCGGTCGCGTCGTTCGACCGCGACTTGCGCAAATTCGACGACGTTGAACTTTGGGACGGAACGTAG
- a CDS encoding FmdB family zinc ribbon protein: MPLYEYLCRDCERQSELLVSSDGTVDGGQQPACPECGGQKLMKLLSVPAAPAASGAEGGPGPQSGGGHGCGSGCGCFPGS; encoded by the coding sequence ATGCCCCTCTACGAATACCTCTGCCGCGACTGCGAGCGGCAATCCGAGCTGTTGGTGAGTTCTGACGGAACGGTCGACGGCGGCCAGCAGCCCGCCTGCCCCGAGTGCGGCGGTCAGAAGCTGATGAAGCTGCTCAGCGTGCCCGCGGCCCCCGCCGCTTCGGGCGCCGAAGGCGGCCCGGGTCCCCAGTCGGGCGGCGGACACGGGTGCGGATCGGGCTGCGGTTGCTTCCCTGGGAGCTGA
- the tig gene encoding trigger factor yields the protein MAPPETDELPTDALPPEADGDDAPESLNLEVEVASPGACERRVTVTISRDDIERYFDNAYSDLMPSASVPGFRAGRAPRKLVEQKFKDEVADQVKGSLLMDSLSQISEEQSFAAISEPDLDLSAVEIPDDGPLTFEFSIEVRPDFDLPKWKGLEIARPTREYSDADIDAQVEKMLSRYGQLTPHDGPAAAGDYITANVTCRAGGKVVAEDEERLIRVRETLSFSDSRIEGFVALAEGKKAGDVITTTATLTQDAPNEAQRGQEVEVELKVLEVKKLKLPELTEEFLDEIGDFKSEEDFRTAVRQNLERQLEYAQQQKAREQITSLLTESADWDLPQGLLKRQSSRELERAVMELRRSGFSEAEIRARENDLRQNSAASTASALKEHFILERIAEEESLDVEEGDYDKEIFLISMQSGESPRRVRAQLEKRGLMDVLRNQIIERKVMELVQSEAKFQDEPFDQAEADVEAISFFAGGGEGDIPQATEEAEAAARAEEAKKPVNVSGSGKQ from the coding sequence ATGGCGCCGCCCGAAACCGACGAACTGCCGACCGACGCCCTCCCGCCCGAGGCCGACGGGGACGACGCCCCCGAGTCGCTCAACCTCGAGGTCGAGGTCGCGAGCCCCGGCGCTTGCGAGCGCCGCGTGACCGTGACGATCTCGCGTGACGACATCGAACGCTACTTCGACAACGCCTACAGCGACCTGATGCCGAGCGCCTCGGTGCCCGGCTTCCGCGCCGGCCGCGCCCCGCGCAAGCTCGTCGAGCAGAAGTTCAAGGACGAGGTCGCCGACCAGGTGAAGGGCTCGCTGCTGATGGACAGCCTCTCGCAGATCAGCGAGGAGCAGTCGTTCGCCGCGATCAGCGAGCCGGACCTCGACCTCTCGGCCGTCGAGATCCCCGACGACGGCCCGCTCACGTTCGAGTTCTCGATCGAGGTCCGTCCCGACTTCGACCTGCCGAAGTGGAAGGGGCTCGAGATCGCCCGTCCCACGCGTGAGTACTCCGACGCGGACATCGACGCCCAAGTCGAGAAGATGCTGTCGCGCTACGGCCAGCTCACCCCGCACGACGGCCCGGCGGCTGCGGGCGACTACATCACGGCCAATGTCACCTGCCGCGCCGGCGGCAAGGTCGTCGCCGAGGACGAGGAGCGGCTCATCCGCGTCCGCGAGACGCTCAGCTTCTCCGACAGCCGCATCGAGGGCTTCGTCGCCCTGGCCGAGGGCAAGAAGGCCGGCGACGTGATCACCACGACCGCCACCCTCACGCAAGACGCCCCCAACGAGGCGCAGCGCGGCCAAGAGGTCGAGGTCGAGCTGAAAGTCCTCGAGGTCAAGAAGCTCAAGCTGCCCGAGCTGACCGAGGAGTTCCTCGACGAGATCGGCGACTTCAAGAGCGAAGAAGACTTCCGCACCGCGGTGCGGCAGAACCTCGAGCGTCAGCTCGAGTACGCCCAGCAGCAGAAGGCCCGCGAGCAAATCACTTCCCTGCTCACCGAGTCCGCCGACTGGGACCTGCCCCAGGGGCTGCTCAAGCGGCAGAGCTCGCGCGAGCTCGAGCGGGCCGTCATGGAGCTGCGTCGCAGCGGCTTCAGCGAGGCCGAGATCCGCGCCCGCGAGAACGACTTGCGCCAGAACAGCGCGGCGTCGACCGCTTCGGCCCTGAAGGAGCACTTCATCCTCGAGCGGATCGCCGAGGAAGAAAGCCTCGACGTCGAAGAGGGCGATTACGACAAGGAGATCTTCCTGATCTCGATGCAGAGCGGCGAGTCGCCCCGCCGCGTCCGGGCCCAGCTCGAGAAGCGGGGGTTGATGGACGTGCTGCGGAACCAGATCATCGAGCGTAAGGTCATGGAGCTGGTCCAATCCGAGGCCAAGTTCCAAGACGAGCCGTTCGACCAAGCCGAGGCGGACGTCGAGGCGATCTCGTTCTTCGCCGGCGGCGGCGAGGGAGACATCCCCCAAGCGACCGAAGAGGCCGAGGCCGCCGCACGGGCCGAGGAAGCCAAGAAGCCTGTGAACGTGAGCGGATCGGGCAAGCAGTAA
- a CDS encoding ClpP family protease gives MDGPLAAAGYTSPRAARDYQRQRQMTLGDLLLENRVIFLQGEIYDGNANELVMKLLYLQSEHRRKDIHFYINSPGGSVTSTLAIYDTMQMISCPVATYCVGLAASGGSVLLAGGEKGKRFALKHSKVMIHQPHGGVGGQVSDIEIQANEIIKTRETLNGILAGHTGKTTDEILKACDRDYYLTAEEAKDFGIVDDILIKPPGSEEDNDD, from the coding sequence ATGGATGGGCCGCTGGCGGCCGCCGGTTACACGTCGCCCCGCGCCGCGCGCGACTACCAGCGTCAGCGTCAGATGACGCTCGGCGACCTGCTCCTGGAGAACCGCGTGATCTTCCTGCAGGGGGAGATCTACGACGGCAACGCCAACGAGCTCGTGATGAAGCTCCTCTACCTGCAGAGCGAGCACCGCCGCAAGGACATCCACTTCTACATCAACTCGCCCGGCGGCAGCGTCACCTCGACGCTGGCGATCTACGACACGATGCAGATGATCTCCTGCCCCGTGGCCACGTACTGCGTCGGCCTGGCGGCCTCGGGCGGCAGCGTCCTCTTGGCCGGCGGCGAGAAGGGCAAACGCTTCGCCCTGAAGCACTCGAAGGTCATGATCCACCAGCCGCACGGCGGCGTCGGCGGCCAGGTCTCCGACATCGAGATCCAGGCCAACGAGATCATCAAGACCCGCGAGACGCTCAACGGCATCCTCGCCGGCCACACCGGCAAGACGACCGACGAGATCCTCAAGGCGTGCGACCGCGACTACTACCTGACCGCCGAGGAAGCGAAGGACTTCGGCATCGTCGACGACATCTTGATCAAGCCGCCGGGCTCTGAGGAAGACAACGACGACTGA
- a CDS encoding ATP-dependent Clp protease proteolytic subunit: MPLIPYVVEKSGREERAMDIYSRLLVDRIVILGSGINDEVANNIVAQMLYLQSDDAKSDIHLYINSPGGSVTAGMAIYDTMQFVTCDVSTYCLGQCASMGAVLLAAGAAGKRHALPNSRIMIHQPLAGMEGTAEDILIHATEYKKTKDKLNGILAKHTGQTLEQLQQDTDRDNFMSAEEALEYKMVDKIIEHMPGK; encoded by the coding sequence ATGCCCCTCATTCCTTACGTTGTTGAAAAGAGCGGCCGCGAAGAGCGGGCGATGGACATCTACAGCCGGTTGCTCGTGGATCGCATCGTGATCCTCGGCTCCGGCATCAACGACGAGGTGGCGAACAACATCGTCGCCCAGATGCTGTACCTGCAGTCGGACGACGCGAAGAGCGACATCCACCTGTACATCAACTCGCCCGGCGGCAGCGTCACGGCCGGCATGGCGATCTACGACACGATGCAGTTCGTCACCTGCGACGTGTCGACCTACTGCCTCGGCCAGTGCGCCAGCATGGGCGCCGTGCTCTTGGCCGCCGGCGCCGCGGGCAAACGCCACGCCCTGCCCAACAGCCGCATCATGATCCACCAGCCGCTCGCCGGCATGGAGGGCACGGCCGAGGACATCCTGATCCACGCCACCGAGTACAAGAAGACCAAGGACAAGCTCAACGGCATCCTGGCCAAGCACACCGGCCAGACGCTCGAGCAGCTGCAGCAAGACACCGACCGCGACAACTTCATGTCCGCCGAAGAGGCGCTCGAGTACAAGATGGTCGACAAGATCATCGAGCACATGCCGGGCAAGTGA